The following nucleotide sequence is from Candidatus Methanoplasma cognatum.
CATCGTGGCGCAACACTGTCCAGCCGTCGCCGATCAGATCGTTCTTAAGAGTTTCAAGTTCAGCGCTCAGCGCCGCCGCCTGTTCGGCCTCCACCAGCAGAACGACCTTGCCGCGGTATTCCACGGCCGGTACTTTTATGCCGGCGGTGATGTAACCTGCGTCATAGAAGCTGGTGCTGCTGTTGACACAGTACTCATAGATCTGGCCGACGGTTACGTTCGTATCCACATAATAGGTCGCACTGCTACTCAGAATAGCGATCGGCTGTCCCCAGGCTGCCGCATCTTTGCTCTTTCGGTAGACATCATAGCGGCTGAGATTATACGGCCCTTTGCTGAGCCATTCCAGCCGGATCTCTGCCGGCGATTCGCTCACTATGGCGTTTAGCATGATCACGTCATCGGCGTTGGGGGGATACTCCGCGCCTCTTATTTCCTCCCAGACGGCATACAGCATGACCGGCACGGTGATGAGTTTAGTGTAGTCTCCGCCTTGCTGATAGGTCGGCGCTGCCGCATTGGGATCTTCGGACCAGCCCAAGAATACGTGTCCTGAACGCGTCGGGATCTCCGACGGAAGTATGGTCGGCGCAGAAACATACGGCCTTGTTATGTAGTCGGGGGCGCCTTCGCCGCCGTTGGCATCAAAGCTGATCTTGGCATGCCACACCGCATAGAGGGTCCTGTTCCTGTTCTCGATAAATAGATCACCGGGCTGGTACACAGCGGTCCCTCCGTCGTAGCCCCAGCCCATGAAGAGCAGACCGCTGCGGACAGGCTGCGTCTGGTCCAGAGTGATCTGTTCGTTGTAACCTTTCGTCTGGGAGGCGACAGGGGGCGTTCCGTAATACATTTCATAGTTGATAGTATAGGTGGCGGAGATCTCCTGCCCGCTCCTGAAGACATCCTGAATACGCTCCAGGAACTCAAAGCCGTTCTTTACGGTCGGCTCGATGATAGTCCCTTCTCCGAACTCGTTCCAGCAGTGCAGCATTCCGATGCCTTTCGTTTGGTCGTAGTTGTTGACTATTGCGGCGTATCCGTCGCGCAGGTGCGATTCAAACTCATCCGGCGTCGGCGTACAGATCTTAGCTGTTTCCGCACCTCCGAGTCCTCCCCAGGACGGGATCCTCTCCCAGCCTGCTGTCATCGGTACAAAATAGGTCATGTTGGGGTAGGTCTTTAAGATCCATTCCCATTGAATGACGTAAGCTTCGCTGAGCTCCTCATAATTTTCCGCGCCGGGGTTGGCAACATTGGTGTAAGGGGTGCCTTCCACGCCGCGGTGGTTGAAATAAGCCGTAATGGCGTCGGCCCCTGCGGATACGGTGAAGTCAAACCAATACGAATACGGCTCGACACACATCACAAAGTATATGCCGTCCAGCCCACGTTCCTTCGCCCTGTCCCGTGCATGATCAAGCATTTCGGCGGCCGTTATACCAATGGCTTGGGCCTGCTCTCTGAGGCCGGCTGGCTCAGCGGTCGTACCGCCCCCGTCCGAAAAGATGTACATTACAGGTTTGTTGTCTATCTGCAGATATTCTGGATTGCTAAAGTGTTCATCGATCCAATAATCGATCATTTCATTCCATTCGTCGATCGATGTCGGCGACGGGAAACTTTCGTGGTTGCACCAAAGCAGAGAGTAAGAAACAAGGTCCCGATTTTCCGCTTCGAGGTAAGCGCGGACTGCGGGGTTGATTATGTCCGGATTGACGCCCGGTATCCAATACCAGGCCATTGACATGAAGTCTATTCCATAATCAGCCATCCATTCGATGTGCTGCTCCATCGCCCCCACATCGCGGGACTCATACCAGCCCGCTAACGGTTCTCTGTCCGGGCTGTACGGCTTGATCTTATCCCATGTGTGTAGTCCCAAGACATTCAGGGCTATGGGATCGGGTTCAGCGGTCCACTTCCCAAAATAGTACATGCCGAGCATGACATCGTCGTCAACGACCGCCGCATCATTCGTTTGAGACTGATGGACGATCCCTCCAATGAACAGCAGCGCTGATATCAGCACTGTTGCCAGTATAAGCTTGGATCGAGTTATTTTTTTCATTTAAACCCCCCTGTATATCTCCGTTTTGTCACAAACGAGAACACGGATTTTTTCAGTACTCTATATCTAATTATATAATATATAAACGGCTCACTTTTAGTCAATTCCATACATATCCAGTATGAAAAATTTCAACACAATCAATAGAGAAATTTTGACAGAATAATCATATCCTGTTGACATCTCGCCGCATAAAAAAACAAAGTCTTCCTTTATCGCCCTTTGCGCTCATTCATCCCCCGGTATACCTGCGGCATGCGCTCTGTTCCTTACTCTTCCGGTGACCTCTCCGGTCGCTTTTCGGCTCCGCTGCTCTCCGGAAAAGGAGTTCGCGATCGGTGGGAAACGCCCAATTCATACTTCACCCCTGCACAATCAGATGGGGGTTCTGGAACAGCATGTCTGCGATGCGGACGGCGTTAGCATTATCTTTATTCCCTATTGATTTAGTATGATAATCCAGTAGCTTTGAGAAGGTTCTCATTGAAGACGCTGTCTGGAATCGCATTTAAGAAAATGACTCAAAAGAACCCTGTGTCTGTTTACCCCGCCATTAGCCATGCCCGCATTTGCTTCTGTTACCATTACGATCCAATGGCCTCTGTCCGTATTTTTAATCCTAAAAGAATGTCCTATACAAAATAACTTATATAGTAAATTGCTAATGCCGTTAGCTAAATAAGGGGGTGTGAGGGACGGACTATAGTGATCTTGCGAAAGAGTTCATACAGAACATGCGGACGGTTCAGATAGTGAGCAGACAGAAGCGTGTCCAGGAGGGCATCGGAAGCGAGGCTTTCATTCTCCACTGCATCAACGAAAATCAAGGCAGGACCGTTCCCAGTCAGATAAGCGACGAAATGGGCATCAGCTCGGCCCGCGTCGCCACTGCTCTGAACAGCCTTGAGGACAAAGGTCTCATCACACGCGAGATCGACGTCGGCGACAGGCGGAAGATAATCGTCAAACTGACGCCGAAGGGCAGAGACCATGTGGAAGAATGGCATAAGAAACTACTTGAAAAATTGACGAACGTCCTTATGCAGATCGGAGAAGAGGATGCGAAGGAACTGGTTCGTATCACCGGTAAGCTCACGGAGGTGCTTTCAAAGCCCCGGCCTTGAGTGCCGCCGTTCGACCTGTGTTTAAGATGCTGCGATATCACAACGAATTTTCTCCCATCGCTGAACATCGGACGAATCAATATAACAATAAATAGCAACACAGAACGACGCAAGGTAATAGCATGACAAACATTCTCAGATATCTCAGGCCGAAAGAGTGGGCGCTGATCGGAGTCATCGTAGCTTTCATAGTGGTCCAGGTCTGGCTCGACCTGAAGCTGCCGGAGTATATGAGAACAATAACCCAGCTCATAGGAAACCCAGGCAGCACAATGGACGACATATGGTTCAACGGGAAGTATATGCTCCTGTGCTCGCTGGGGAGCCTCGCGACCGCAATAGTGGTGGGCTTCATTGCCGCCAGGGTCGGCTCGTCGTTCGCACAACGGCTAAGGAGCCTGCAGTTCGATAAAGTGGGATCATTTTCCATGTCGGAGATCAACAAGTTCTCTATCGGGAGCCTCATCACCCGCTCGACGAACGATGTGACACAGGTACAGATGATCTTCATAATGGGGCTGCAGATTATAATTAAAGCACCTATACTCGCAGTGTGGACGCTTGTCAAGATCTCAGACAGAGGCTACGAATGGACCTCTGCAACAGGCGTCGCGATGGCCTTGATCGCTGTGATGTTTATCGTCGTCATAATAAAAGTAATCCCAAAATTCAGGATGATGCAGATATTCATCGACAATATCAACAAGGTGACGAGAGAGAACCTCACAGGCCTCCCTGTCGTCCGGGCGTACAATGCGGAGGATTACCAAAAGAGGAAGTTCGAGAAGGCTAATGAGGAACTGACCGCCACCCAGCTGTACACCACCCGCGCGATGGCGACGCTGATGCCGCTGATAGGCGTCATAATGAACACTCTGATGCTGTCTATCTACTGGATCGGTGCGATCCTGGTCAATAGCGCCGGAAGCATGGAAGAGACGCTGATTGTGTTCTCGGACATGATCGTCTTCACGACCTACGCAATGATGGTAATGATGGCGGTCATGATGATAATGATGCTATTCATAATGTTGCCGCGTGCGCAGGTGTCCGCAAAACGTATCGCCGAGGTCCTCGACACAGAGCTGTCCATAAAAGACGGGACGGTGACCGGGTCCGGCAGCGGGCGGGCGGGCGAGGTAGAGTTCAGGAACGTGAGCTTCAAGTACCCAGGCGATTCCGATTACGTCCTGAAAGACATCAGTTTCTCTGCAGGGCAGGGCGAGACGGTCGCATTCATAGGCTCCACCGGAAGCGGAAAAAGCACGCTCATAAACCTCATTCCAAGGTTCTATGACGCAACGGAGGGGTCTGTCCTGGTGGACGGAGTGAACGTGCGCGAATATAAGTTGGAATCGCTGTATAACAAGATAGGCTATGTGCCCCAGAAGAGCATCCTTTTCAGCGGGACAGTCTCGTCGAACGTAGCATTCGGCGAGGGCGAAGGCGGGCAGGCGACCAATGATGACATAAGGAAAGCGGTGAGGATCGCTCAGGGTGCGGATTTCGTCGAGAATATGAAAGGTGCATACGAGGGGGAGATCGCCCGCGGCGGCGCGAACGTGTCAGGCGGCCAGAAGCAACGCCTTTCCATCGCGCGGGCAGTGTGTCGGAAACCAGAGATATACATCTTCGACGACAGCTTCTCCGCGCTTGACTACAAGACAGACAGGGCTCTGAGGACCGCCCTCAAGAAGGAGACGCAGGGGGTCACGAGCATGATCGTGGCCCAGCGCATCGGCACCATAATGGACGCTGACAAGATCGTGGTCCTGGACGAAGGAGAGATCGTGGGAATCGGGAAGCACAAGGAGCTCCTCAACACCTGCAGAGTATACAGGGAGATTGCTATGTCACAGCTGAGCGAGAAGGAGCTGGCGATATGAGCGACTACGAACCGCGCAGACAACCTCCAAGAAGAGGTCCCATGGGCGGCCCTATGGGCATGGGTCCCGGCGAGAAGCCGAAGGATTTCAAAAAGACCTGGGGGAAGCTTATCAGGTACAGCAGTGCATTCCTCCCTCTGGTCACGGTCGCTCTAGCGATGGCAGTAGCGGCGGCGGTCCTGCAGACGATTAGCCCCGACTGGATAAGGAGGCTTACGGACGAGATAACTAACGGCGTCCCGGGGCTGGGGGGAATGCTGAGTGGTATCAACATGGACCTCGTGGTCATGATCTGCATCACGCTAGTCAGCTTCTATGCCGTCGCCGCAGTGCTAAATTTCCTGTTGTATTGGATCATGGCGACCGTCACTCAGAAGATCTGCAAGAGCATGCGCTCGGACATATCGGGCAAGATCAACCGTCTGCCTTTCAGCTACTTCAACAAAACAAGCTACGGCGATGTCCTGAGCCGCACAACTAACGATGTCGACACCATCGGACAGACACTTAACCAGAGCGTGCCCACACTCGTCTCTGCGGCATCGACGCTGGTCGTCGCACTGATAATGATGTTCTGGACGAACTGGATGATGGCGCTTACCGCTGTTGGCGCCAGCTTGCTCGGTTTTGCGATGATGGCGGCCATCGTCAAGAAGTCCCAGAAGTTCTTCGTTGCGCAACAGGCCGGGCTAGGCGAGATCAACGGCCATGTGGAAGAAACATACACAGGACACAGCATCGTGAAAGTTTACAACGGCGGCAGAGAGTTCAAAGGGAAGTTTGAAGAGATAAACGGCAGACTGTACATAAGCGGGTGGAAATCTATGTTTTTCTCAGGGATAATGATGCCGCTGATGCTCTTCGTCGGCAACTTCGGGTATGTAGCTGTCTGCATCGTCGGAGCCGTGCTGACAATGGACGGAGTCATCTCATTCGGCGTGATAGCCGCATTCATGCTTTATGTGAGATTTTTCACGCAGCCGCTATCGCAGTTCGCGCAGGTCACCACCAATCTCCAGAGGACCGCCGCCGCGAGCGAGCGGGTCTTCGAGTTCCTGGAGGAAAAAGAAATGGAGGACGAAAGCAAGAAGCCGAAGCTCCTCGACCGGGCAAAGGGCAGCGTGGAATTCAGGAACGTCAGGTTCGGATATACTCAGGACAAGATCGTCATCAATGATTTCTCAGCAAAGGTAAAGCCGGGACAGAAGATCGCGATCGTCGGTCCGACCGGTGCGGGCAAGACCACTTTGGTCAACCTGCTGATGAGGTTCTACGAACTTGACGGCGGCGAGATATTGCTTGACGGCGTGCCTATCAACGAGATCCCGCGCGAGAATGTGCATGAGCAGTTCTGTATGGTGCTGCAGGACACTTGGTTGTATGAGGGCACCATAAAGGAGAACATAATCTACTCAAAGCCGGGCGTCTCAGACGACGACGTGATCGCCGCCTGCAAGACCGTAGGGCTGCATCATTTCGTACAGACCCTGCCGGAAGGATATGACACTATGCTAAGCGACTCGGCGAACCTCTCCGAGGGCCAGAAACAGCTGCTTACTATAGCTCGCGCTATCATCAAGGACTCGCGGCTGCTGATACTGGATGAAGCGACCAGTTCGGTGGACACACGTACCGAGCGCATCGTGCAGGATGCCATGGACATACTGATGAAGGACCGGACCTCATTCATCATCGCACACAGGCTGTCGACTATCAAGAACGCCGACTTGATCCTAGTGCTGAGGGACGGGGACATCGTAGAGAGCGGCGATCACAACGAGTTGCTGGCACAGCGCGGATTCTATGCCGAACTGTACAACAGTCAATTCGAAACTGCATGATCGGGCCTCCTGCATGATATTGCGCCGACGAAGATGGTCTTTACGTCCTCCTTAGCGGATGCAGTATTCTAGTAGTCATCCTTAACATTCCCAAACAAAGACCGAGGTCACGTCTTTTAATCTATTTGCCATACCTATTATCAACATCCCGGAGCCCCTTATGGAATATTGGATCATCTTCGCATTCGCTTCCGCTTTATTCGCCGGCCTGACGTCGATACTGGCAAAGATAGGTCTCAGGGGAGTGGATTCCAACCTGGCCACAGCTCTGAGGACCATAGTGGTCCTCGGATTCGCCTGGATGGTCGTTCTCGTCGTGGGTTCCCAGAACACGATCTCGGACATCAGCACATACACCCTGACCTTCCTGATACTGTCCGGATTGGCCACCGGTGCGTCTTGGCTCTGTTATTTCCGTGCGGTGCAGATCGGGCAGGTGAGCAAGGTCTCCCCAGTTGATAAGAGCAGCACGGTCCTTACGATGGTCTTGGCGTTCATCTTCCTAGGGGAAGGGGTCTCCGCCGGTACGTTGTTAGGAATGGTCCTGATGATCCTTGGAACATTCCTCATGATACAGAGGACTGGAGAGGACAACGAATCAACGGCGGACAGGAGGTCCTGGATCATCTTTGCATGCTTGGCCGCATTGTTCGCCGCCTTGACATCGATACTGGGAAAGGTAGGGATAGAGGGCGTCGAGTCGAACCTCGGGACAGCGATAAGGACCATCGTGGTCCTTCTGATGGCCTGGATCATCGTACTTATCCAGAAGAAACACAAAGATATCAGAAGCATTGGCAGGAAGAACTGGAACTTCATCATCCTTTCCGGCGTAGCGACGGGACTCTCCTGGCTTTGCTTTTATAATGCGTTACAGAACGGTCCCGCGAGCGTCGTGGTCCCCATCGACAAACTGAGTATTGTTATCACCGTCATATTCGCATTCCTGATACTGAGGGAACGGCTGTCTAAACGCGCCTTGTTCGGCCTGGTCCTGCTCACCGCAGGCACGCTGGTTCTTCTTCTTTGACAATTTAAAAGTGTTAAGGGGGGCTTACGCCCCCTGTTTATGATCAGAGTTTAACGGGTACCATGTGCGCCGAGAGACCCAGTTCCTTCTCGTCCATTCCCATCGCTATGCCGAAAAGCTGCGAGAGGTGTATGACCGGGATGTTGAACCCGAGGTCCTTCTGGCTTGAATCGAACTGGAGATGGCAGAACGGGCACACGTCGACGATGAACTGCGCGCCCGACTCCTTCATGTTCTCCAGGTTCGTTCTGGTGAATTCCTTTGCGACGTCCCCGAATGCCGCTCTGACGCCTCCGCCGGCGCCGCAGCAGAGGGTCTTCTGCTTTCTGGGGACGCTCGCTGCTCCCGTCGCCTCGACAAGGTCGTCGAGTATGCGGGGGGCCTCCGAGTCCTCAAGCTGCTTTATGTCGCTGGGTTTCAGGAAGTGGCATCCGTAGAAAGTCGCTATCTTGTAGCTTACGGGGTTGGTCACCTTTGCCTTTATCGCGTCGACGCCTATCTCTTTGTACAGCACCTCGGCGAAGTGGTAGACCTTTGTCGTTCCTTTGTACTCCATTCCGATCTCCTTAAGGAACTTGTTCGCTTTTGCGAGCACTTCCGGATGATTGTTGAGCTCGTGAGCCGCCTCGAAGAGCGATCCGTAACATCCGTTGCAGATCGTGATTATCGGCAGCCCCTGCTTCTCCGCCAGCGCGAGGTTCCTCGCCGCCGAGGCGATCCAGGTGTCCCTGCTGAACGATTTTATCACACCGGGCGCCGGACAGCAGCCGGCGTCCTCAAGATCGACGAGTTCGATGCCGAGCTTCTCACAGACGACCCTTGTGGACTTCTCCAGTCCGGGGTATCTCAGAGGCGCTATGCAGCCCAGGAAGAATGCGTATTTTGCCATACGATCACTCCACTATCTTGTTGAACCCTGTTGCGTTCATTAGCGTCACAAGGTCTTCCATCGCTTTCTTGTTCGCCAGTACGGTCGGGGGGGTCTTTGCGAGGCCCAGCTCCTCTCTCAGCTTCGCTATGTCGGCGTTGACCGAGACCGTGTGCCCTATTTTGTAGAGGTTCGCTGCGGTCTTTTTGTGGTTCTCGTAGATATGGCCTTCTGCTACCGCCATGTTCCTGAGCGCAACGACGACATCCACTATCGGAACGGCGCGGGGGCACCTCTCCACGCATGTGTAGCATGTGGTGCAGTCCCAAAGCTCCTCGCTGCCGAGTATCTCATCTTTGAGGCTGAGCTGCGTCTGCCTCATGAGTTTCCTGACCCTGTAAGAAGTGCGCCTTCCGGAGGGGCAGCTTGCTGTGCAGGTTCCGCACTGGAAGCACATTTTTACGTCTGCGCCCCCCAGGTCTGCGACCCGCTTCTCAAATTCTGGGTTTGGTCTTATCTCCGTAATAATCACCTAAGACGCACACCTTCCTTATGGTATATAAAACAAAGAGACCTGTGCGCACAGTATTACCTCAAACAGCAATAGTTATTACCGGATATTTCTGGTCTGAAGCGCCTTTACAAGCTTGTTTATCATTTTATCTTCTTTCCGATAGATCGCGGTGATGGAATGTCTCAGGACCTTCGGATCCACCGCGCTTTTCATTTTGATCCCTTTCCTCAGCAAAAGGAACTCGTCGACGAAGTAACTCTTCTTAGAACCCAGAAGCTCCGGGAGGGAGAATGTCTCCGATTCGATACTGTATTTCCTGTCCATTGTGTCAAGGAACATGAAAGCTACCCTCTGGGCGCCGTATCTGTATCTTATGAACGATGTCCCGTTATCGACGAACACCATCCCCATGTAGCCTATCTCCGTGCCGTCGAACTCGTCCGCGTCGAACAGATACAAGGGATCGTCTATGACGGCGAAATCCGCGAGGTTCTCCTTCATCATCCTGATGTTATGCTTGTCGTCAGATATGACGAGTTCGACGTCCGTCATCTTCAAAGCGGAAAGGACGGACATCATCAGGTCCTCCGTGACCGGACTGCAGCAGATAGTGAAATTATGATCGTCCGAACATCTGAGCTCGGTGGTGACATAGGTCTCCAGTATCAGCCTGCCGTCGTCATTCAGCTTTGTCCCGGCCGGCGTGGAGATCGTTATAGGCGAGCCTGCCGCTTCCTCGATCGCCGAAATGTATCTGTGAACGACCGGGACCGATATGCCCAGCGCCTTGGCGGCGGCCGTCTTGCTCCCTGTCCTGGCAACGGCAGCCAAGGTCTCCAGCTGGCGGTTGGTCACCAGACGGCCGTTGATCATCTGCTCTGTCCTTACGGATATCTCCACGCAACGTTATCTCAGACCATGCGGATAAGTTTTATTCTTCGGGCCATATTCAGGAATCCCATAAAACTTCATCCACAACACCATGGGACTCTCTCTTTGCATGATCTCACTCATCTATCGTCCAGAAACATGCCAAAGCCCTAATGCCAAGTCATTCAAAGCCATTGTCCTGGATATAAACGCAAAGGACACCTCCACGGTGCGAACAAAACGATATTTTGGGACACCAGAATTAAGAAACATAATTTTTATGAGCAAGAGTTAAAATAGTATTAAAACCATGTGTGGCCATGCGGTTGATTTTTGGTCCAGACTACTTGAAGTGGGGCGCGAATACCAACGATCCACTATGTGAGCCTTTTGCACCAAACACATGCACCTCTTTCAGACCTGAAAGGAGAGAGTCTAACTGCAGTCAAGGTTTTGCACCAAACACATGTACATCGTTGCAATAAAAAATTCCAGGCGATAATACGTTGCACACTATCCAATAGTGATGCGCGGTGTTGATATAATAATTATTTAGTCCACATGTTCAACTCATAACGCGGCAGAGTATCATAATAATCATTTAATAATTTTTTTTGTTTTCCTTTATGGCTATAAATATCTATGACCACATGGGGCCTCTCTTCTATTTTTGTAATTGTAACTTTTGCTCTCCACAAAGAGGTGTTCTCGGCGGATATTCTTAAAAAATACAGAGCGATGTCCGTTTCATTACAACATGTAGCAAATTCTGCAGTGAAGTTGTTATGCATGCCTCCCAAATTATAGTTCAGCACCCCCCCGGGGTTGATTCTTTCTATTAGGCTTTTTTCTGTTTCCCTCGGAGGGAGACCGACTTTCATTTTCTCTGCTGTGACATCGCCATAATTAAAATATAGTCCTTGTATGGCACTATTGACAGTGAGTTTGCCTATGACCTCTATGCCCACTAATAAATTTTCCTTTTCCTCATCATTCACATCGGGGCATCTAAAAAATCTTGTTTTATATCTGGGGGATCTGGAATTTTTCCACGATATCCACATTCCAAATAACATTACAATTAAAGCAATATATCCTGATGAACCAATCGCATCATTGATAAAAGATAGAATGTCCACGCTTCATTACTTCACTATATATTAATAAAATTATTTATTTTTTTGAACTGTTTTGGGTAAACTTGTAGATAGAAAAAATTCTTTAACGTGTCTTTAAATCTTGCTCTTTGATTTTATTTTTTGCAATAATTTTCAAAATATCTTGTATTATGTCCTTGTAAGTGTGACATCTTGCTGACTCGTGCTCTCTATCATATTTGGCCTTGCATCCCCCTCCACAAATCGGTAACAGTGAGCATGAATTACACCTCAAATCAATGATTGGTTCTGACCAATCCATAATCATTTTACTGTTTATTTCAAGGGGATCTATACTGCCAACCACCTTTTCCTTTATACCAACGAGGATTGGACATTTTGTAATAGTTCCATCTGTATAAAAAATAAAACTGTTTTTATCACACATAAACCTACAATATGCGGGCTTTGGAGTTAGATTAAAGTATTCTTTATCTCCACTAAACCCTGTTTCGTCAATTTTTTTTACTACTTCCAAAAGGTTGTGTGAGTTATCTATTTCCGGGCCTTGTTCATAACATTCTGTGCTAAATAACAAGGCGGGCCGAATCGACACATCTTCTTTTGAAAAATTACGCCCGATATAATCTATTAGGTCTAAAATGGAGTTGACATTACTCTTCCCTATATTTAGCCTAAAAGTCACTTTTAAACCGGAATCTATTACACTTTTAGCATTTTTTATTATGCTTTCAAAACTTATTTCTGGCGAGTCGAATTTTTTTATTTTTGTGTGAAGGGCACCATAACCATCCAACGGAACTTGAACACTTTTCACACTCCATTTACTAAACTTATCTATTATCTCTTTTGTAAGTAAGGAGCCATTGGTGACTATTGCTGAGTCATATTCCATTTTTTCGTCCGAAATTGATTTGCATATTTTGCTTATGATATCTGGTCGAAGAAGCGGCTCGCCACCAGAAAATGTTAGATGAGTGTTGTCCTTACGGTGAGATATTATAAAGTTTATTATTTTATCAACGGTTGCTCCTGACATTTCTGCCATGCCAACAGTGTTGGCGGCATAACAATAGTCACAATTCGCATTACAAGAATTAGTTATGTGTATCCAATAGCTTGTGTCAGAATAACGAACGTCTCTTAGGTCTTGTTGATCAATCCATGATTCGTATTTGTCTGTCGTAAAAAACCCCATTTTTACAATGTCAGACTCTTCGTCTAGAACCACACTTTCTTTACTTAGAAGTAAAGTCTCCACAGGATCAAATATCGCCATTGCCCCTGTTTTCGAGTTAAAAATAATCGTGCCAACTTCATCCTTTGACAAGATATTATATTTTGATGGGTGGTACACTCTCATTAACAATCCAATAATAGTTATTAAATAAAATCTTAACTCTGAGTCTTTTTGTAAATTTCGCCTTCTTTAACAAAAAAATTTGATGCCCGATAGCCTGAGCAAAAGGGAGAAAGAGCGTGCAGCGCTTTTGTTTCTGGTCATTTTGTTAATCCCATTGCTTGTTTAAAAAAAGGGTTAAGGTCCATATGATCATCCATAGCATAGTAAAAGTCATTTACTTTTCTAATAATGTGGCCCAATAGTTTTTTGTTTATATAACATGT
It contains:
- a CDS encoding radical SAM protein, whose protein sequence is MSKDEVGTIIFNSKTGAMAIFDPVETLLLSKESVVLDEESDIVKMGFFTTDKYESWIDQQDLRDVRYSDTSYWIHITNSCNANCDYCYAANTVGMAEMSGATVDKIINFIISHRKDNTHLTFSGGEPLLRPDIISKICKSISDEKMEYDSAIVTNGSLLTKEIIDKFSKWSVKSVQVPLDGYGALHTKIKKFDSPEISFESIIKNAKSVIDSGLKVTFRLNIGKSNVNSILDLIDYIGRNFSKEDVSIRPALLFSTECYEQGPEIDNSHNLLEVVKKIDETGFSGDKEYFNLTPKPAYCRFMCDKNSFIFYTDGTITKCPILVGIKEKVVGSIDPLEINSKMIMDWSEPIIDLRCNSCSLLPICGGGCKAKYDREHESARCHTYKDIIQDILKIIAKNKIKEQDLKTR